Proteins encoded in a region of the Strix aluco isolate bStrAlu1 chromosome 26, bStrAlu1.hap1, whole genome shotgun sequence genome:
- the THEMIS2 gene encoding protein THEMIS2 — protein MEPLSFQDYICSLDPATLPRILRICSGIYFQGSVYEISGNECCLSTGDLLKVMAVALQKVVCEDTETGQTTELPPTFKGLFQPAPAPGPRLTPRGPLLEGGRQRGLTLHQVLGQWDRQPQPLLCRAIGPRALLLHPVYEVHAVMHLRRDVVKIPSTLEVDVEDVTEEAQHIHFARPLLLSEVLAMEEALPAQARILEGPAGPAIFESSWVPRLQRGQRLQLHGRSCAWRVLASAPGSGRHFLLSSAYQGRFRQRPRRFTGVQELAGGLQPGRRLRVVVTQDCEGRGRDVPPLGLGDRLEARGLRGNGPGTRLLCHRHGGEEEEEEEGEELLLPLDLGGGFVEETCDSKKYGLAELLERQALPCEVRVVAPDPGLERDALGTLPALRLEARLDQPFLVGSFCEEPEEGFEIPPRWLDLSLLLSEEPVHPPAPCTRRSRVEELTEAFYYRLLAQLPGSTAPPPPRPPKPAQAGTGPGGRHPSAPSPPPASTRPASPLPPLPAQARPSTHGRRGPPRDAGTESDSAEHDYETVDNNVQKTIHKMQTIFPF, from the exons GGTCCGTGTACGAGATCTCAGGCAATGAATGCTGCTTGTCGACGGGTGACCTGCTGAAAGTCATGGCCGTGGCACTGCAGAAGGTCGTTTGTGAGGACACAGAGACAGGGCAGACAACAGAGCTGCCACCAACATTTAAGG gtcttttccagcctgccccagccccagggccacGCTTGACGCCGCGGGGACCCTTGCTGGAGGGTGGcaggcagcggggcctgacgctgcaCCAGgtgctggggcagtgggacaggcagccccagcccctgctgtGCCGTGCCATCGGCCCCCGGGCCCTGCTCCTGCACCCCGTCTATGAGGTGCACGCAGTCATGCACT TGCGTCGCGACGTGGTGAAGATCCCCTCGACGCTGGAGGTGGACGTGGAAGATGTCACGGAGGAGGCGCAGCACATCCACTTCGCCCGGCCGCTGCTGCTGAGCGAGGTGCTGGCGATGGAGGAGGCGCTGCCGGCCCAGGCCAGGATCCTGGAgggcccggccggccccgccaTCTTCGAGAGCTCCTGGGTGCCGCGGCTGCAGCGGGGGCAGCGGCTGCAGCTCCACGGCCGCTCCTGCGCCTGGCGGGTGCTGGCCTCGGCCCCCGGCAGCGGCCGCCATTTCCTCCTGTCCAGCGCCTACCAGGGCCGGTTCCGCCAGCGGCCCCGGCGGTTCACGGGCGTGCAGGAGCTGGCGGGCGGCCTGCAGCCCGGCCGGCGGCTGCGCGTGGTGGTGACACAGGACTGCGAGGGCCGCGGGCGCGACGTGCCCCCGCTCGGCCTGGGCGACCGGCTGGaggcccgggggctgcggggcaacGGGCCTGGCACTCGGCTGCTCTGCCACCGCCacggcggggaggaggaggaggaggaggaaggcgaggAGCTCCTGCTGCCGCTGGACCTGGGGGGCGGCTTCGTGGAGGAGACGTGTGACAGCAAGAAGTACGGGCTGGCGGAGCTGCTGGAGCGGCAGGCGCTGCCCTGCGAGGTGCGGGTGGTGGCCCCCGACCCGGGGCTGGAGCGGGACGCGCTGGGCACCCTGCCCGCCCTGCGGCTGGAGGCCCGCCTGGACCAGCCCTTCCTGGTGGGCAGCTTCTGTGAGGAGCCGGAGGAAGGCTTCGAGATCCCGCCGCGGTGGCTGGACCTCTCCCTCCTGCTGAGCGAGGAGCCCGTCCACCCCCCGGCCCCCTGCACCCGCCGCTCCCGGGTGGAGGAGCTGACCGAGGCCTTCTACTACCGGCTGCTGGCCCAGCTGCCCGGCAGCACGGCCCCACCACCCCCGCGGCCCCCCAAGCCggcacaggcagggacaggcccTGGGGGAAGGCACCCctcggcccccagccccccgccagcGAGCACCCGCCCGGCTTCTCCGCTGCCGCCACTCCCCGCCCAGGCTCGACCCAGCACCCACGGCCGGCGGGGACCCCCCAGGGATGCAG gcacagagagcgACAGCGCTGAACATGACTACGAAACTGTTGATAACAACGTTCAGAAAACGATTCACAAGATGCAGACAATTTTTCCTTTCTAG